The following nucleotide sequence is from Branchiostoma lanceolatum isolate klBraLanc5 chromosome 18, klBraLanc5.hap2, whole genome shotgun sequence.
TCAATTCACTGCGAAAATCATCGAAATGGTACGTGTTCCTAAAGTAAACCAACCTGCTTGAGTAAACATAAAGCGGGTGCAACGAAACATAATCTGcgatgaaataaaacaacatcGAAGTTGTAAGCAGTTTTTACAAACTTATAACCTCCGTGtatttccaatattttttccAATCTTTTCCAGTAATGTGAAAAGTGCAACACTTAATTGTTGCCTTCCTGACCAACCAAATTTACAATTCATAAATGGGCAGGAATATCACTACGAGCTGGCTGCAGCCATTTATCACCTTCAACATTAGAAGAAATGACCACATTATACTTCAATATGTTATCCTTATCAATCATTGCATGTCAGGACTCCGAATATCGACAATATCGCTGCTAAAGGTGCCAAGTTGACCCAACACCTAGCCGCCGCCGCCGTCTGCACACCCAGTAGATCAGCCTTTCTGACTGGACGCCTTCCTGTGAGATTTGGTAAGAACTCTAGTCTTGTATACGTGTCTTGTGTACGACTTTATGTGTACTTCGGTCGTAGTTTAGTCGTAAACTTCTCAAtatgctttgtgaaagtttgttttgGATTAAATATGTTGTCCAGTTACCCGTTACCCTTAGAATGctatagccttcggctagttggttagccctggctgtacttttgttatagccaaatgaataaatcaaatcaaccaaCTCTTGTCATTGTTTGCCTTTCCACCAGAAGTTGATGGTGCTGTATGACGTAGGCACAACAAGGCACGTTCTTGGTTGCGCATTATTTAAACAGAAATAGCGACTTCTGGCGCAGAGGGTGTGTCTTTCATGCAAAATAATTTCGAGATACTCgcgatttttttttggttgcaCTTACACAACCATGAAATATTCCTTACTTAGCCGgaaactatatacatatatttaagaCAAATATTTCTTTCTAATCATAAAGGTATGGCGGGAACGGATCGACCTTTGGCCTATGTTTTTCTGGCTGCCCCATCCGGGCTaccaaggtcagaggtcactttTCCTCAGATGGCAAAGGATCATGGGTACCAGACAGCACTGATAGGTGAGATgaaatttattgttttgttgtttgttgttattaatgaataaaataatCATTACAGATATAATGATCTCCAGGCAAGCTAACTTGAGTATTTGGgacgtttcttttttttttaggaaaATGGCATCTTGGTTTAAATTGCAAATGGGTAGGAGACCACTGCCACCACCCCAACAAATTCGGGTTCGACTACTTCTATGGGTTTCCTGGTACAAACGCGCCCGAGTGCGATCCGGACGATGTGAGCGAGGGGGGGACGGGAGTGACGGCGAAGTTTGTCACTAATGTATTTTATACCCTATTCTACGTATGGGAGATAGCAGTCAGCGTTTTCCTTGGCCTTTTGGCACTCAAGTATTTCCAGTACATTCAGTGGAAAACTGTCATTGTGCTGTCTGTCATCGGTTGGCCAGCTGTGATATGTACATATGTCTATTGGGCCAATGGCAGAGTTTTCAACTGCGTCATGATGAgagatgatgacgtcatagagcAGCCATACGACGTTTCTACCCTCACTCCCAGGATGACACTTGACGCCGTCAAATTTcttgaagaaaggaaagaaaagaaggaacCCTTCTTAATTGAAGTCTCCTACTGGAACCCGCACACCGCCCTTTTACCTTATAAGGAATTCCGCGGGAAAAGCCGACACGGTCTCTATGGCGACGCTGTGGAGGAGATGGATTGGAGCATCggggtcgtcatggcaacgttaGACAGACTGGGTTTGACAAACAACACCTTTGTGTACTTCACGTCTGACAACGGCGCCCATATGGAAATAGGAGATGCCGGAGGGTGGAACGGCATGTACAAGGGTAAGGCCGTAAGGGTGTTTGTAGTCACGTGACTTTGACGTGCCTTCTTTTAGAGTCCGTCATATTGGTGGCTTGAAACCACGTGTCTAGTCGACGCAAATGCTCAGTCCAATTATTTATTTTCTAGGTCTACTTGGTTGCCTGATCTTTTGGAATAGATAGGACAGCACACCAGATAAATGACTTTGTTGTTAGAATCAGGAAATTCCCGATCCATCGGTTGCCATCTTGGATTAATCCACTTCCATCATCGCGGcggagttgttttttttaaaagtcgTAACGTCACAGGCAAAAGTCACATAggaataaaatgttttaaatcatCTTACTGGTGTGACACGTCGTCAAAACGATTCTTAAGTTTCTTACAATCATTTTGATAGAATCTAAAACTAAAACCACATTATTCATAAATGGATGCATATATTAGTTTCCGTTAATGCAAATATTAGAAATACCTACATTCTAAGTACCTTGCACCCGATCTTACAGGTAGTAAAGGTCAAGGAGGCTCTGAAGGAGGAATCCGCATGCCTACACTTGTGCAGTGGCCAAGGTAGATCTGTTGCTTCCAATCATTTCAACTCTCGCACATTCTCGTCAGACTGTGCTCTCGCGTGAGCAGATTCCAAAATGGCGAAAACAGGTCTATTGTTGCACTTTTGCATTGAGCACTGTTTAGTCGTAGGAGATGCCTCAGCGGCCCTGCATGCGATTTTTTCCACAAGCATGTCTTACTAAGTAGACTTCTTCATTTACTACTTCGTAATGCATCTATCTTATGCTTTTCTTTGTACGTTACACAGGAAAATCAAGGCCGGTACTGTAGTCACGGAGGCCACGAGTCAGATGGACATTTTCCCCACGGTAGCAGACATCCTCCAGGCCCCGCTTCCCCAGGACAGGGTGATGGACGGGCGGAACATCCTGCCGTTGCTAGGCGGGGCCAAGCAACCGTCTCCACACGACTTCATGTTCCACTACTGTGGTAATGTCCTGCATGCTGTAAGGTACAGACCTAAGAAAGGTGAGTAATGCTAAATGAAGTTTGAACAATGcattaaaagaaaatatcttAAGTCTTAGGCAAACAATTCTTTGATAAACTATAGATTTGGGGCTGGGgtattttattgcctttctatCTGGAGCCTGGTTATGGGGTACTAGGTAGAACCCGGCAATTTCAAGGTTTAACGATCCAGTATGACGAACAATACCTACGTCATAATCACTTGAGTGCAAAGTTCTGCACATATCGTTCTACTTTGATGCAGATGTTCTTTTCTATATCTATAATTACGATgtgtgattgtttgtttgtttgtttgtttgttttctcaaaGGAAATGTGACGTGGAAAGCTCACCTCGCTTCCTACCCCTGGGCTCCCGGTACAACACACTGCGGTGACCAACGACTTGGCTGCTTCTGTGATGTTCAATTTGGGGTCACCTTCAACGATCCGCCATTGCTGTATGACGTCACTAACGACCCTACAGAAGACCGACCAATCAGCGCCGACTCCTACCCGAAATACCGAGAAGTTCTTGACGTCATCAAGAAGGCTGTTGAGGAACACAAGCAAAGCCTGACTCAAGTGGACAACCAGTTCTCAATGCCGCTATTCTTTCCTCGTCCTTGGTTGCAAACATGTTGCAACTTTCCTTCATGCGATTGTCGGGAAGAGGTCGATTTATCCTCCCTTGAGATACAGATGTAATTGTctaataaagaaagaaagtaatATTTGGGGAAGGGCTTTTAGCATTCCACAACGTGTAAAACGCAAATGATGGAATGCTGTTTAGATAGTGTAAAAAGCTTCCTGATTTCCATTGTTTGTGCCAgctaaaaaaaatgtagatgtCCAAAAGGCTTGTCTCTTTTTGTCTGGAAACACGGTATAAGGAATCATGACAAGCTCCACTCTCCTTTTGACatcatgaaatacattttgtttgaaactgtATCTTTACTGTATCTTTCCAATTCATAAGAAATGCTTAATGGTTCACTAAATTAATACCTCAATTCTAACCGTATTGTGGCTGCTATGGTATTGAATGTTATCCTATAAGATTATATTTATTTGATCAATTAACATTGAATTTGCCTAAAGAAATAATATCAACGTTTATGAACAACCCATGCAAAGATAGAATTGTTGAAGATGCTAATGGATACTGTATGACATTACGCCTTTTTTCATATGGAAAATAGATAATGTTTTGCAATAGAATTTGACTGTTTGAAAGCTTATGGACAGTGGTATGCATTGAATCAAACTTCATGAAGTTAGTGTTTGTAGAGGATTGTTgggtaaaaatgtaaaataaatggATCCAAGCCTCAGCCGGACAAACATTAAATGTCTTTgatttcctgttacatgtatttcgttTGAtgtacctatctatctatctatctatctatctatctatctatctatctatctatctatctatctatctatctatctatcttatctatctatcttatctatttctctctctctctctctctctctctctctctctctctctctctatctatctatctatctatctatctatttatttatttctctctctccctatatatatatatatatatatatatctccctctctctctctctctctctctctctctctatatatatatatatatatatatatatctatatatccaAACATCCGCATCTAATTCTTAACCGGACAGCAAATGCCATGGAATCCAAACTCAGGGACAACCAAGCAGGCTTTCGTTCAAACAGATCTTGTGACCAGATACCAACCTTGAAAATCATATATAGTGGAGCAATCTGCAGAATTTAACTCACAACTGTACGCCGTCTTCATCGATTATGAGAAGGCATTTGACTCACTCGACAGGTCTACGCTGTGGAACATCCTGGATCACTATGGAATCCCCACAAAAATCATCAACATGGTCAAAGTCTTCCACAGCAACTTCCAAGCACAAGTATCTCACGGAGGCGAGAAGTTAGGAAACAACTCGAGAAGTTAGGAAACAACTCGATCCAAGTGGGACTGAAAATAAACGTGTCCAAAGCAGATGGGGGTTAAAACTGTGGGGAAAGCTAAGCCTGTGTGTTGCCAAGGAACAGAGGTAGAGTTAGTAAATGAGTTTACTTACCTTGGGAGCGTTATAAGTAACGATGGAGGAACAACCAAGGACGTGGAGGCACGCATAGACAAGGCTAAGGCTGCCTTTGCCCAGTTAGAACCTGTTTGGAGGGCCAGAAACATCTCGGTAAGAACCAAACTGAGGATCCTAGAATCGAATGTAAAATCAATATTGCTGTATAGTTGCGAAACCTAGGGACTGACTCAGGTTGATatcaaaggcatccagagcatttcatgaggcttgaaacttgaataaaaaaaactccaatttgtagtcattcctacacatagtaaatttcaataacactgtaccattacatatcgacattaaaggagcaaaatatgatcatgatgccgttgtgtggtgagaactgatagaaaatccaagccctaatagactgatcctgactgtccatcataattagcggtttgaccaatgagagagtgactgcatgtccgtcaaatatttgcatttttatgttttgattttgcatttctacgttttgagggAGGTaagcggggctatggtatcggtctatttacactaggcgcgttaAACTAAAAGAtgaccatgtagcttatttttgtgccgcttttgagtacttttgataagaaatccgcacgcaaatgtataaatgttatgttatgtagtaAACtgagtggcattaaatgtcaatttcataaagattacagcaactagaatatttccagttttcaagcctcataaaattctctgggtgcctttaagaaacTCCAAACCTTTATCAACTCAAGATTACGCTTCATCCTCGGTATCTGGTGGCCTCAAAAGATAAGCAACACAGATCTCCTTGCTAGAGCGGACCAGGAACCCGTGGAAGTCACTATCAGCAGAAGAAAGTGAAGGTGGATAGGAAACACATTGAGAAAACCTTCATCATCCATCACAAGAGCAGTGCTAGAATGGAACCCTCAGGGGAAAAGAAAGAGGGGGGAAGACCAAGGCTCTCTTGCAGAAGGGGTGTCAAGAAAGATCTAGACAATGCCAACACCTCATGGCAAGAGGTTAAGAGGACCGCCGGAGACCGGAAGAGGTGGAGACAAGTCACTGAGGCCCTATGCTCGGGGCGAAGAGgattaagtcaagtaagtcaaacATCTTCCAAATATAGATCTGAATAAATATCTCAGAACATATTTCTACTAAAGAAACGcgtttcatttttcttctgagCAAGGCCTGGTTATCAGGCGCAAATACGTCCATTCAACGATCATTTGAATCAATGTCCTTTTTtcccaatagcatgctataagtacattgtcgtaggcgaaagatgctatTTGGTGGGCtacctatagcatgctattggaaaaaaagtcagaattggtatttcggcttcagacaagaaatcaaaagtaaagcctacggcatccggtggtcccaagctatttcccgtccaagtaccgaccggactcgacgttcctttacgtcagagttcaaacgagatagaacaagattcaacgtgatttggccgtacaatgtccttgtttggactacggtacggccaaatctcgttctatctcgttctaCCGACgaagagaggaatgttcatactagatagaaaatatgcaaatgtgggcctaatttgcataattaatgagaaactactataatttcatactagtaaatgacggcaatttcatacttgtggtctcggaccggagtttttttgcgatttcgtatgtaggccgacaacctcaggtcgacgggctacaattccgccgagaaaagtaggacggaaaatgtaatcacatggtcgaaaagcggttttctgctgttttccgatgtatttatcggtattgtccattgtccctttattttgggtagaaaccatagtaaaatgtaaatttggcatccgaaaattatcatttttttacacttttttgatcgaacctgctcggaaaaaacgagttttcctggggtcacggcatatatgctgagaaagcttagtaaatggtgtctctaaaaaatgaaaaaaataaaaaagtcatgtgataactttttcgcaatctccgatgacgcaaattcggtgaaaatgcattaaaaacgatgctatttgggtcatcaggcaagaaaaccgcatcaccgttcccgcggactaatacaaaaaaggcttcgatagcgaaccaactgcaccgcgcccaaaaatactacaactcacgggcttttcagaagattcaaaatattcatacacagctaaaaccatcaccaagcaatctcgggcagaaatcagggtgacgaccacgcacttccggcagattaccgggtcatgacccaacccccggtcacaattgaactccgacccggaaccttaagaaacatattatgtcttaaaatttgttcaaaattttcagaaaagttatatccaccatatatccaaatttggcgtatctgcgactatcacttttcccgcagcaggggtttaaagtcatgtgaaaaacactgtgttttgaggctattttgccaacgtgcaggccttaacaacgttacagtagggaaattgatacaaacatcatttttcaggacatcgcttttcaaaaaacaggtaaaacgggatggagagcctgctcatgcccttggcttggacattatgcggactttccgtcgtttcggtgctgcatattggcagaaaagcctctttaagagttggcgtcggtgacgtcacgcagtgacgtcatggttctcgaggaaaacagcagggggtcgcgttttaagttcgtagcttttaactgaaacgaagaatatgtcaaattttggtatagactggtagaccacgggtcacacattccgaatcaaacgcgtccgacatcaaattcttcactacttcgccgtaaaggccccttaagcagcacaatgctccgtaaatgtgtaaaagaatgcattctgacacagtccaaagcgcaacctggagcatatcatcagagctagaagcgggcagtttaaataagtgcgtccgagatgtgtagcgcgcctagtaggctgtctcttcacaccatcaaaagaagaaaagatcgcgacgttaaggagcgatgaaccaaaagtcagaaaaccaagtttcgccttaagaaggcttaaagcacttagattttagcttaattcacccatttaagtcatcataaaggcggggcatcgcgaaaatcataccgaaggtcaagttgagacatgggcttccatcaaatgacgtagtcagtgaattccttttaaaaatggtttggcggccagaaatgattaaagatggccgtatttgaggtttgggggggggggggggcacatgggggaggggggcgccaagcacctgtccatggatatatcgaatttaaaagagaaaaaagggcaaacttcggggttttttcaaacaaacttacagattttgataaaagctttcgaatgcgtcgaaataacgtcatctatgacgtcatcgacgtagccgctgccgtccttttaaggtctcggaccggagtttttttgcgatttcgtatgtaggccgacaacctcaggtcgacgggctacaattccgccgagaaaagtaggacggaaaatgtaatcacatggtcgaaaagcggttttctgctgttttccgaagtatttatcggtattgtccattgtccctttattttgggtagaaaccatagtaaaatgtaaatttggcatccgaaaattatcatttttttacacttttttgatcgaacctgctcggaaaaaacgagttttcctggggtcacggcatatatgctgagaaagcttagtaaatggtgtctctaaaaaatgaaaaaaataaaaaagtcatgtgataactttttcgcaatctccgatgacgcaaattcggtgaaaatgcattaaaaacgatgctatttgggtcatcaggcaagaaaaccgcatcaccgttcccgcggactaatacaaaaaaggcttcgatagcgaaccaactgcaccgcgcccaaaaatactacaactcacgggcttttcagaagattcaaaatattcatacacagctaaaaccatcaccaagcaatctcgggcagaaatcagggtgacgaccacgcacttccggcagattaccgggtcatgacccaacccccggtcacaattgaactccgacccggaaccttaagaaacatattatgtcttaaaatttgttcaaaattttcagaaaagttatatccaccatatatccaaatttggcgtatctgcgactatcacttttcccgcagcaggggtttaaagtcatgtgaaaaacactgtgttttgaggctattttgccaacgtgcaggccttaacaacgttacagtagggaaattgatacaaacatcatttttcaggacatcgcttttcaaaaaacaggtaaaacgggatggagagcctgctcatgcccttggcttggacattatgcggactttccgtcgtttcggtgctgcatattggcagaaaagcctctttaagagttggcgtcggtgacgtcacgcagtgacgtcatggttctcgaggaaaacagcagggggtcgcgttttaagttcgtagcttttaactgaaacgaagaatatgtcaaattttggtatagactggtagaccacgggtcacacattccgaatcaaacgcgtccgacatcaaattcttcactacttcgccgtaaaggccccttaagcagcacaatgctccgtaaatgtgtaaaagaatgcattctgacacagtccaaagcgcaacctggagcatatcatcagagctagaagcgggcagtttaaataagtgcgtccgagatgtgtagcgcgcctagtaggctgtctcttcacaccatcaaaagaagaaaagatcgcgacgttaaggagcgatgaaccaaaagtcagaaaaccaagtttcgccttaagaaggcttaaagcacttagattttagcttaattcacccatttaagtcatcataaaggcggggcatcgcgaaaatcataccgaaggtcaagttgagacatgggcttccatcaaatgacgtagtcagtgaattccttttaaaaatggtttggcggccagaaatgattaaagatggccgtatttgaggtttgggggggggggggggcacatgggggaggggggcgccaagcacctgtccatggatatatcgaatttaaaagagaaaaaagggcaaacttcggggttttttcaaacaaacttacagattttgataaaagctttcgaatgcgtcgaaataacgtcatctatgacgtcatcgacgtagccgctgccgtccttttaagaaacatattatgtcttaaaatttgttcaaaattttcagaaaagttatatccaccatatatccaaatttggcgtatctgcgactatcacttttcccgcagcaggggtttaaagtcatgtgaaaaacactgtgttttgaggctattttgccaacgtgcaggccttaacaacgttacagtagggaaattgatacaaacatcatttttcaggacatcgcttttcaaaaaacaggtaaaacgggatggagagcctgctcatgcccttggcttggacattatgcggactttccgtcgtttcggtgctgcatattggcagaaaagcctctttaagagttggcgtcggtgacgtcacgcagtgacgtcatggttctcgaggaaaacagcagggggtcgcgttttaagttcgtagcttttaactgaaacgaagaatatgtcaaattttggtatagactggtagaccacgggtcacacattccgaatcaaacgcgtccgacatcaaattcttcactacttcgccgtaaaggccccttaagcagcacaatgctccgtaaatgtgtaaaagaatgcattctgacacagtccaaagcgcaacctggagcatatcatcagagctagaagcgggcagtttaaataagtgcgtccgagatgtgtagcgcgcctagtaggctgtctcttcacaccatcaaaagaagaaaagatcgcgacgttaaggagcgatgaaccaaaagtcagaaaaccaagtttcgccttaagaaggcttaaagcacttagattttagcttaattcacccatttaagtcatcataaaggcggggcatcgcgaaaatcataccgaaggtcaagttgagacatgggcttccatcaaatgacgtagtcagtgaattccttttaaaaatggtttggcggccagaaatgattaaagatggccgtatttgaggtttggggggggggggggggcacatgggggaggggggcgccaagcacctgtccatggatatatcgaatttaaaagagaaaaaagggcaaacttcggggttttttcaaacaaacttacagattttgataaaagctttcgaatgcgtcgaaataacgtcatctatgacgtcatcgacgtagccgctgccgtccttttaagaaacatattatgtcttaaaatttgttcaaaattttcagaaaagttatatccaccatatatccaaatttggcgtatctgcgactatcacttttcccgcagcaggggtttaaagtcatgtgaaaaacactgtgttttgaggctattttgccaacgtgcaggccttaacaacgttacagtagggaaattgatacaaacatcatttttcaggacatcgcttttcaaaaaacaggtaaaacgggatggagagcctgctcatgcccttggcttggacattatgcggactttccgtcgtttcggtgctgcatattggcagaaaagcctctttaagagttggcgtcggtgacgtcacgcagtgacgtcatggttctcgaggaaaacagcagggggtcgcgttttaagttcgtagcttttaactgaaacgaagaatatgtcaaattttggtatagactggtagaccacgggtcacacattccgaatcaaacgcgtccgacatcaaattcttcactacttcgccgtaaaggccccttaagcagcacaatgctccgtaaatgtgtaaaagaatgcattctgacacagtccaaagcgcaacctggagcatatcatcagagctagaagcgggcagtttaaataagtgcgtccgagatgtgtagcgcgcctagtaggctgtctcttcacaccatcaaaagaagaaaagatcgcgacgttaaggagcgatgaaccaaaagtcagaaaaccaagtttcgccttaagaaggcttaaagcacttagattttagcttaattcacccatttaagtcatcataaaggcggggcatcgcgaaaatcataccgaaggtcaagttgagacatgggcttccatcaaatgacgtagtcagtgaattccttttaaaaatggtttggcggccagaaatgattaaagatggccgtatttgaggtttggggggggggggcacatgggggaggggggcgccaagcacctgtccatggatatatcgaatttaaaagagaaaaaagggcaaacttcggggttttttcaaacaaacttacagattttgataaaagctttcgaatgcgtcgaaataacgtcatctatgacgtcatcgacgtagccgctgccgtccttttaagaaacatattatgtcttaaaatttgttcaaaattttcagaaaagttatatccaccatatatccaaatttggcgtatctgcgactatcacttttcccgcagcaggggtttaaagtcatgtgaaaaacactgtgttttgaggctattttgccaacgtgcaggccttaacaacgttacagtagggaaattgatacaaacatcatttttcaggacatcgcttttcaaaaaacaggtaaaacgggatggagagcctgctcatgcccttggcttggacattatgcggactttccgtcgtttcggtgctgcatattggcagaaaagcctctttaagagttggcgtcggtgacgtcacgcagtgacgtcatggttctcgaggaaaacagcagggggtcgcgttttaagttcgtagcttttaactgaaacgaagaatatgtcaaattttggtatagactggtagaccacgggtcacacattccgaatcaaacgcgtccgacatcaaattcttcactacttcgccgtaaaggccccttaagcagcacaatgctccgtaaatgtgtaaaagaatgcattctgacacagtccaaagcgcaacctggagcatatcatcagagctagaagcgggcagtttaaataagtgcgtccgagatgtgtagcgcgcctagtaggctgtctcttcacaccatcaaaagaagaaaagatcgcgacgttaaggagcgatgaaccaaaagtcagaaaaccaagtttcgccttaagaaggcttaaagcacttagattttagcttaattcacccatttaagtcatcataaaggcggggcatcgcgaaaatcataccgaaggtcaagttgagacatgggcttccatcaaatgacgtagtcagtgaattccttttaaaaatggtttggcggccagaaatgattaaagatggccgtatttgaggtttgggggggggggggcacatgggggaggggggcgccaagcacctgtccatggatatatcgaatttaaaagag
It contains:
- the LOC136424163 gene encoding steryl-sulfatase-like gives rise to the protein MAGVLWLVFLSVVLQVSRADDRPNFVFLVADDLGIGDVGCFGNDTIRTPNIDNIAAKGAKLTQHLAAAAVCTPSRSAFLTGRLPVRFGMAGTDRPLAYVFLAAPSGLPRSEVTFPQMAKDHGYQTALIGKWHLGLNCKWVGDHCHHPNKFGFDYFYGFPGTNAPECDPDDVSEGGTGVTAKFVTNVFYTLFYVWEIAVSVFLGLLALKYFQYIQWKTVIVLSVIGWPAVICTYVYWANGRVFNCVMMRDDDVIEQPYDVSTLTPRMTLDAVKFLEERKEKKEPFLIEVSYWNPHTALLPYKEFRGKSRHGLYGDAVEEMDWSIGVVMATLDRLGLTNNTFVYFTSDNGAHMEIGDAGGWNGMYKGSKGQGGSEGGIRMPTLVQWPRKIKAGTVVTEATSQMDIFPTVADILQAPLPQDRVMDGRNILPLLGGAKQPSPHDFMFHYCGNVLHAVRYRPKKGNVTWKAHLASYPWAPGTTHCGDQRLGCFCDVQFGVTFNDPPLLYDVTNDPTEDRPISADSYPKYREVLDVIKKAVEEHKQSLTQVDNQFSMPLFFPRPWLQTCCNFPSCDCREEVDLSSLEIQM